Proteins from a genomic interval of Neodiprion lecontei isolate iyNeoLeco1 chromosome 2, iyNeoLeco1.1, whole genome shotgun sequence:
- the LOC107222597 gene encoding uncharacterized protein LOC107222597 isoform X3, with translation MAGGSGRYRQGGRLEKVNPQLYNSHLYPRHTSEPPVVTETFKQRQRIETVRTRLKNINILHEHIQRLLYTNSDPSQEELTLVQLISDTLQSEESAERDSFSRKLSYDNCLWNTSDIKTNFGRCYRNATVDVSPTSSDMADSGLETGSVSPRDNSVSETSGPDLDESHATGDFSTDEDSNKVTLRGSGAEECNKISLNEQHTNALNIDNTTSYTDKSARLLEKKHGADIIGSDATCSFVRIEPQCGGNLRELDSSGSSDENAQKLQERAELEISSYENHVLDDPFYESESETDENEKTNSFVPTESFEFIDPVNMSPLNSDPEKALQKYESFNKQDDEKLNPNPEARSMTMEELRHELSHSNDLPIKKSSSSTSSYYFIDASSLNDEEEVAIVDNLHERDLGSRIPSYIPSCANRNSNDDENQIFQPEEQHHRLTGTRRLSSFQSGHEKVAEFEKELKLTERLEPLIGLRKVKRLDSTSEDKADSEKEKSTEKETLVVEIKEADSGESARASPCPDNSRGISNNKPNRCEESGVLLEAVSKDPVEQEKNVVTEETEAIEPRRPSLIRRNTFELDPNDEKLSILRQEYERRQGSLVFQNSIPQYSGHRVDGDSCSDVPVMDDTWIKPVDVCLDMREPTIVTCAVVSIASLDSQDCRNMQELSSSFCAEKSISLNSEESIINQPLAPETRESTKAIEVPKRSKCDETTPIVSGGAAATDYSKVTDSPIVRRKTESTPIVSGGSVLMDEPEVKVKPVRMCSSMTSWVVDMRNPVKEDVELVGSDKMQETMSQSLSNVESMQKNEKKFKSPERLGSLGFFIDLNEAESCGESLTTSEKAESQPKSKLRDQCGEQNGNGKSYCEFFIDISEKSKVSPTEKKDVHVTARNAGQNVSRGCDKRNIFSMFIDLNDSKSSNGKCITHNTKTELREKTIDEESTSAASKSFNSENAAIIEKAKPNNGNSDENGSSSEKDQSSTDQKGSREQNKQSIFMFIESDSPVVRRRTLSSSRPAFKRHSWNVDKGGTANGNGHIGKEAVYRKEHKRAHSLSVDRGDLRKNQTKTSNSSHSLSEAARADTLNGLNSTKRLQEQDNNSRNMDTSTEDVFEYDNRDTPPNSHIEIFNEELRASVKQHDYQELISTEVTENFDAETKAYEEEYSEVSVWDKTGTESTDGPDHTRKSETFDISSGSGSGPSPRSDHHDSELSEMMNAEEQKPSNKSQTVPPVGYKIFETQKSLNAKIKKIESELTNHDCGAVKLVGHHSRSATSTKREEKMFDQGPHGNKSAPSNPSGSSFVRLSDLDKTPVRFHTSDIINTKDERVTYRMSTSIPETSWIESKLVMSRSTGPLRNVSRGKFASAMTTSLPPKQKSPLDDLGNDGDGEGVISESDLSSMQSSMGRSGAEGSTEETETSSLVGTKPYNRLGEDLLRMFLEEINPDVTIDVSGRRIRAHKCILSSRCQYFAAILSGGWVESAGNVIALQGYSYNSVHFALCHIYSGESNIPETISIVELATLADMLCLEGLKEVISYTLKVKYCHLFHKPCQICAVGVLECMPLAAAYGLDEVYRKSLRWITRHFVRIWPCKAFATLPRELMDKCYHQHIVHMSTDNVLQTMMDCDKLLATLPNVRWAEPVFRLVSNLLETSVKFLSDNFSGLLGNEKFQALGREFSWNISRLEDNILAAADRLPPEQACKSYAKLHKMLLTAQSEDIPLERKWAQQFIEFLKKIHSHVEKCLVREAPRAARSTMWLKMDLELRRRIQELACLVILPHETSKRQSRHSNFLKEPRATSSRISASRSVELRKVKMVMSEHNDKTLKQVAPPAPQTKKIPLSKPKTDPLDRKLPHEKLITSEISSRPRSWPNKIEVKPRYLEPRNKSVAKEVAPQAPPEKMIQHRRKNLISSSDSSRTSSPAMKRAVDKKAAAKMKLPIKKDVKALSSDSLADSNADKASNRKDPTSKSCGITRPESPLLKQKETEIGLSIDSLAEAKKKPVVKKTMTKMDTSMSTDSLMTEVTGTPKSTVSNKLSPTLGNRSMNRSQTRERGVKKTSPPIQHKSPLTIVRRAPRSIESSTAASRNRALPVTPYHGSPSLRRNLLDAAKTPDIPGRVVQTTTGSRSTARQATLQLSGASNLRKERKGTLSNQPTVESPKKLSPKSNGAVRANKSGIVGNKKTTGKMVDDKIKTTCHNGEAVKQPTVGSRSGTFLKDEPSILKKSDIKSSEANV, from the exons ATGGCTGGAGGCAGCGGCAGGTACAGACAAGGCGGACGTTTAGAGAAAGTAAATCCACAGCTTTACAATTCCCATTTATATCCTCGCCACACGTCTGAGCCACCCGTCGTCACAGAAACATTCAAGCAACGCCAAAGAATAGAAACTGTAAGAACACGATTGAAAAACATAAACATTCTCCACGAGCACATTCAAAG ACTTCTCTATACTAATTCTGATCCGTCACAAGAAGAGCTAACACTGGTTCAGCTAATATCGGATACATTGCAGTCTGAAGAATCTGCAGAGCGAGATAGCTTCAGCAGGAAATTGAGCTACGATAATTGTCTGTGGAATACGAGTGATATAAAAACGAATTTTGGGCGTTGCTATAGAAATGCAACAGTAGATGTGAGTCCCACATCTTCGGACATGGCTGACTCTGGACTGGAGACGGGGTCTGTTAGCCCACGTGACAATAGCGTTTCAGAAACATCAGGTCCAGATTTGGACGAATCTCATGCTACAGGTGACTTTTCAACGGATGAAGATTCTAACAAAGTCACACTCAGAGGCTCTGGTGCCGAGGAATGTAACAAGATATCGTTGAACGAACAGCATACAAATGCTTTAAATATCGACAACACAACTAGTTATACAGATAAGTCTGCGagattgttggaaaaaaagcaTGGTGCTGATATCATCGGCTCTGACGCAACCTGTTCATTTGTAAGAATTGAACCGCAGTGCGGGGGTAACTTGAGAGAGCTTGATTCTTCTGGGTCATCGGATGAAAATGCTCAAAAACTTCAAGAGCGGGCAGAACTAGAGATATCCAGTTATGAAAATCACGTGCTTGATGATCCTTTCTacgaatccgaatctgaaactgacgaaaatgagaaaacaaattcattTGTTCCAACGGAATCGTTCGAGTTTATTGATCCTGTTAACATGTCACCGCTTAATTCTGATCCTGAAAAGGCATTGCAGAAATACGAGAGTTTCAACAAACAAGATGATGAGAAACTTAATCCTAATCCTGAGGCCAGGAGCATGACAATGGAAGAGTTGCGACATGAACTGTCCCACTCAAATGATCTACCGATTAAAAAGAGCTCCTCCAGTACAAgtagttattattttatcgatGCTTCGAGTTTAAATGACGAAGAGGAAGTTGCCATAGTCGATAATTTGCATGAACGTGATTTGGGTAGTAGAATTCCTTCGTACATTCCCAGCTGCGCGAATCGTAATTCGAATGATGACGAGAATCAGATCTTCCAACCTGAAGAGCAGCATCATCGATTGACTGGAACAAGACGATTGTCGAGTTTTCAAAGCGGCCACGAGAAAGTTGCCGAGTTTGAAAAGGAACTGAAGTTAACAGAGCGACTGGAGCCACTGATCGGATTGCGTAAAGTGAAACGGTTGGATTCGACTTCCGAGGATAAAGCGGATAGCGAGAAGGAGAAAAGTACTGAAAAAGAAACTCTAGTAGTAGAAATTAAAGAAGCAGACAGTGGGGAAAGCGCAAGAGCATCTCCCTGCCCAGACAACAGCAGAGGGATCAGTAATAACAAACCAAATCGTTGCGAGGAATCTGGAGTCCTTTTGGAAGCTGTTTCGAAAGATCCAGTTGAGCAAGAGAAGAACGTTGTTACAGAAGAGACTGAGGCAATAGAACCGAGACGACCTTCTCTCATCAGGAGAAACACATTTGAATTAGATCCGAACGATGAAAAACTTTCTATCCTCAGGCAAGAATATGAAAGACGTCAGGGTAGTCTTGTTTTTCAGAATTCGATCCCTCAATACTCGGGACATCGTGTAGATGGTGATTCCTGCTCTGATGTACCAGTAATGGACGATACTTGGATAAAACCAGTTGATGTGTGTTTAGACATGAGAGAGCCAACTATTGTGACATGTGCAGTGGTTTCCATTGCCTCACTCGATAGTCAAGACTGCAGAAATATGCAGGAGTTATCAAGTAGTTTCTGTGCCGAAAAAAGCATATCTCTGAACAGCGAAGAAAGTATTATTAACCAGCCTCTTGCACCTGAGACAAGGGAGAGTACAAAGGCTATAGAAGTACCAAAGCGGTCTAAATGTGACGAAACAACGCCAATTGTTTCAGGGGGTGCAGCTGCCACTGACTACTCGAAGGTAACAGACAGTCCGATTGTAAGACGAAAGACCGAATCAACGCCAATAGTTTCTGGTGGTTCGGTTCTCATGGACGAACCTGAAGTGAAAGTAAAACCAGTAAGGATGTGCAGTTCAATGACATCATGGGTTGTCGACATGCGTAATCCAGTAAAAGAGGATGTTGAGTTAGTGGGAAGTGATAAGATGCAGGAAACAATGTCACAGAGTTTGTCAAATGTTGAGAGTATGcagaagaatgaaaagaaatttaaatctcCTGAGAGATTGGGGAGCTTAGGTTTTTTCATTGACTTGAATGAAGCAGAAAGTTGTGGGGAATCTCTTACAACTTCTGAGAAAGCTGAATCTCAACCAAAATCGAAACTGAGAGACCAATGTGGAGAGCAaaatggaaatggaaaaagCTACTGCGAGTTTTTCATTGATATATCTGAGAAAAGTAAGGTTTCACCGACAGAAAAGAAAGATGTTCATGTAACAGCACGCAATGCAGGGCAAAATGTGAGCCGAGGATgtgataaaagaaatattttctctaTGTTCATAGATCTGAATGATTCTAAAAGTTCTAATGGTAAGTGCATTACACATAACACTAAAACGGAACTGAGGGAGAAAACTATCGATGAAGAAAGTACCTCGGCTGCTAGTAAGTCTTTCAATTCGGAAAACGCGGCTATAATTGAAAAGGCAAAACCAAACAATGGTAATTCTGATGAGAATGGCAGTAGCAGTGAAAAAGATCAGTCTTCTACTGACCAAAAAGGTTCAAGAGAGCAAAATAAACAGAGCATTTTCATGTTCATTGAATCTGATTCTCCGGTGGTTAGACGACGAACCTTGTCATCTTCAAGACCTGCTTTCAAGCGACATTCTTGGAACGTAGACAAAGGTGGCACGGCAAATGGTAATGGACATATCGGCAAAGAAGCTGTTTATCGCAAGGAACACAAGCGGGCTCACAGCCTGTCCGTGGATCGCGGGGACTTGAGAAAGAATCAGACAAAAACGAGTAACTCTAGCCACTCGCTGAGCGAGGCTGCTCGGGCCGATACCTTGAACGGATTGAATTCCACCAAGCGACTGCAAGAGCAGGATAACAACAGTCGTAACATGGACACATCGACAGAGGATGTATTCGAGTACGACAATCGTGATACTCCGCCTAATTCgcatattgaaatatttaacgaAGAATTAAGAGCCTCTGTTAAGCAGCACGATTACCAGGAATTAATTTCGACAGAAGTCACCGAAAATTTTGATGCCGAAACTAAGGCGTACGAAGAGGAATATTCCGAGGTATCTGTGTGGGATAAAACTGGAACTGAGAGTACCGATGGTCCTGATCATACTCGTAAGAGTGAAACATTCGACATTAGTAGTGGTAGTGGAAGTGGGCCGTCACCAAGGAGCGATCATCATGACTCAGAACTTTCAGAAATGATGAATGCAGAGGAGCAAAAACCTTCAAATAAATCTCAAACGGTGCCACCTGTTGGGTACAAAATATTCGAAACCCAAAAATCTCTAAAtgcaaagataaaaaaaattgaatctgaACTGACTAACCATGATTGCGGAGCTGTGAAATTAGTTGGACATCATTCCCGATCTGCGACAAGTACcaaaagagaggaaaagatGTTTGATCAAGGTCCACATGGGAATAAATCTGCACCGTCCAATCCATCAGGCTCTAGTTTCGTTCGTCTTTCAGACCTGGATAAAACTCCTGTGCGATTTCATACCTCTGACATAATTAATACAAAGGATGAAAGGGTCACGTACCGTATGAGCACCAGCATTCCTGAAACCTCTTGGATCGAAAGTAAACTTGTCATGTCCAGATCAACTGGTCCACTGAGAAATGTATCGCGAGGGAAGTTTGCCTCTGCCATGACGACTTCTTTGCCTCCGAAGCAAAAATCTCCCTTGGATGATTTAGGCAATGATGGAGATGGCGAAGGTGTTATATCAGAATCTGATCTCAGCAGTATGCAAAGCAGCATGGGTCGATCCGGCGCTG AAGGTAGCACAGAGGAGACGGAAACATCAAGTTTGGTAGGAACTAAACCGTACAACAGACTGGGCGAAGATCTCTTGCGCATGTTTCTGGAGGAAATTAATCCTGACGTAACAATAGACGTTTCGGGACGCCGAATAAGAGCTCATAAGTGCATATTGAGCTCCCGCTGCCAATACTTTGCAGCTATACTTAGCGGCGGATGGGtcgaaagtgctggaaatGTGATTGCGCTTCAAGG ATATTCTTACAATTCCGTACACTTTGCCTTATGCCACATATATAGCGGGGAAAGTAACATACCAGAAACGATAAGTATCGTGGAATTGGCAACGTTGGCAGATATGTTGTGCTTGGAGGGGCTGAAGGAAGTGATTAGTTACACGCTTAAAGTGAAGTACTGCCATCTGTTTCACAAg CCATGTCAGATTTGCGCTGTTGGAGTACTAGAGTGTATGCCGTTAGCTGCTGCATACGGACTGGACGAGGTATATCGGAAATCTCTTCGTTGGATAACCAGACATTTTGTACGCATATGGCCATGCAAAGCGTTTGCTACCCTGCCCCGTGAACTCATGGACAAATGTTACCATCAGCACATCGTACACATG TCTACAGATAACGTCCTCCAGACTATGATGGACTGTGACAAGCTTTTGGCGACCTTGCCAAACGTCCGTTGGGCAGAGCCTGTTTTCAGACTGGTTTCCAATCTCCTGGAAACCTCGGTTAAATTCTTGTCAGATAATTTTTCTGGCTTGTTGGGCAATGAAAAGTTTCAAGCACTTGGTCGTGAGTTCAGTTGGAACATAAGTCGTCTGGAAGATAACATCTTGGCAGCTGCAGACCGCCTGCCTCCGGAACAGGCTTGCAAAAGTTATGCCAAGCTGCACAAGATGCTACTCACAGCACAATCCGAAGATATACCGTTGGAGCGGAAATGGGCTCAGCAGTTcatcgaatttttgaaaaaaatccataGCCATGTAGAGAAATGTTTGGTGCGGGAAGCTCCGAGGGCTGCAAGGTCGACAATGTGGTTGAAAATGGATTTGGAACTGCGAAGAAGGATACAAGAATTAGCTTGTCTAGTTATTTTACCTCATGAAACATCCAAGCGTCAATCTCGGCATTCAAATTTCTTGAAG GAGCCAAGAGCAACCTCTAGCCGAATATCGGCAAGCCGCAGTGTGGAACTGAGGAAAGTTAAAATGGTGATGTCTGAGCATAATGATAAAACCTTGAAGCAAGTTGCACCGCCTGCGCCACAAACGAAGAAAATTCCTCTGAGCAAGCCCAAGACAGATCCACTAGATCGAAAACTACCACATGAGAAATTGATCACAAGTGAAATCAGCAGCAGACCGCGGTCCTGGCCAAATAAAATCGAG GTAAAACCTAGGTATCTGGAGCCACGAAACAAGTCTGTCGCAAAAGAGGTAGCTCCTCAGGCGCCACCTGAAAAAATGATACAGCACCGTCGTAAGAATTTGATATCATCCTCGGATTCTTCACGAACATCTAGTCCTGCGATGAAACGTGCCGTGGATAAAAAGGCAGCTGCAAAGATGAAGCTACCGATAAAGAAAGATGTAAAAGCTCTCTCCTCCGACAGTCTTGCCGATTCAAACGCCGACAAGGCGAGTAACAGAAAAGATCCAACGAGTAAAAGTTGCGGTATAACACGTCCAGAGTCACCTTTGCTCAAACAGAAGGAGACCGAGATAGGCTTGTCGATAGATTCGTTAGCTGAAGCAAAAAAGAAACCTGTGGTAAAGAAAACGATGACGAAAATGGACACATCAATGTCTACCGATAGCTTGATGACTGAGGTGACTGGCACACCAAAATCGACAGTTTCAAACAAACTCTCACCAACCTTGGGGAACAGAAGCATGAACAGAAGTCAAACTCGGGAACGTGGTGTTAAGAAAACATCTCCTCCAATACAGCACAAAAGTCCGTTAACGATAGTACGACGGGCTCCCAGATCAATTGAGAGCTCGACTGCCGCCAGTAGGAACAGAGCACTTCCAGTTACACCATATCACGGATCTCCCAGTTTGCGAAGGAACCTATTAGACGCGGCAAAAACCCCAGACATCCCCGGGAGAGTTGTGCAAACTACCACTGGAAGTCGATCGACGGCGAGGCAAGCTACTCTACAGTTATCAGGTGCTAGTAATTTAAGAAAAGAGAGGAAAGGGACTCTCTCTAATCAACCGACCGTCGAGAGTCCAAAGAAGTTATCACCAAAATCAAATGGTGCGGTTAGAGCTAATAAGTCCGGAATAGTtgggaataaaaaaacgacCGGCAAAATGGTCGACGATAAGATTAAAACTACGTGCCATAATGGTGAGGCAGTGAAACAACCAACTGTCGGTTCCAGATCTGGAACATTTTTAAAGGATGAGCCCTCGATACTTAAAAAGTCAGATATCAAATCGTCAGAAGCTAATGTGTAA